From Myxococcaceae bacterium JPH2, the proteins below share one genomic window:
- a CDS encoding thioredoxin domain-containing protein: protein MRPTRVILAAALLAASLTTGCNKEKAPATAPTQAQTAPAAGEMAPDAVVATYGNGQKVTFSELNERIKEPLANLDKQKYQLRKRGLEGLVTERLVQAEAKKHNQTEDQFLKSEIDDKIPAPSDDKVKEVFEGAKGQLPPGATVDQMKPQIVEYLTGQQKQERAQALFDELRKQNNVQYQLPEPPRPAAERKQVAATGPAKGPASAPVTIVEFSDFQCPFCSRAIATVDQVTKTYGDKVHLVFRNFPLDFHKDAQKAAEAAQCANDQGKFWEMHDKLFASQQQGLGVDNLKKYAAELKLDAAKFDKCLDSGEKAAVVKADQADGAKVGVNGTPAFFINGIMLSGAQPFEEFKSIIDAELAGGQKAEQK from the coding sequence ATGCGCCCCACTCGCGTCATTCTGGCCGCCGCACTCCTTGCGGCATCCCTCACCACTGGCTGCAACAAGGAGAAGGCTCCGGCGACTGCTCCGACGCAGGCGCAGACCGCGCCCGCAGCCGGTGAGATGGCTCCGGACGCCGTCGTCGCCACGTACGGCAACGGCCAGAAGGTCACCTTCTCCGAGCTGAACGAGCGCATCAAGGAGCCGCTCGCGAACCTCGACAAGCAGAAGTACCAGCTGCGCAAGCGGGGCCTGGAGGGCCTTGTCACGGAGCGCCTGGTGCAGGCCGAGGCGAAGAAGCACAACCAGACGGAGGACCAGTTCCTCAAGTCGGAGATCGACGACAAGATCCCCGCGCCTTCCGATGACAAGGTGAAGGAGGTCTTCGAGGGTGCCAAGGGCCAGCTTCCCCCGGGCGCCACCGTCGACCAGATGAAGCCGCAGATCGTCGAGTACCTCACCGGTCAGCAGAAGCAGGAGCGCGCGCAGGCGCTCTTCGACGAGCTCCGCAAGCAGAACAACGTGCAGTACCAGCTGCCCGAGCCCCCGCGCCCGGCCGCCGAGCGCAAGCAGGTGGCCGCGACCGGTCCGGCCAAGGGCCCGGCGAGCGCGCCCGTCACCATCGTGGAGTTCAGCGACTTCCAGTGCCCGTTCTGCAGCCGCGCCATCGCGACGGTGGACCAGGTGACGAAGACGTACGGTGACAAGGTGCACCTGGTGTTCCGCAACTTCCCGCTCGACTTCCACAAGGACGCGCAGAAGGCCGCCGAGGCCGCTCAGTGCGCCAACGACCAGGGCAAGTTCTGGGAGATGCACGACAAGCTCTTCGCCAGCCAGCAGCAGGGCCTGGGCGTGGACAACCTGAAGAAGTACGCCGCCGAGCTGAAGCTGGACGCGGCGAAGTTCGACAAGTGCCTGGACTCGGGTGAGAAGGCCGCGGTCGTGAAGGCGGACCAGGCGGACGGCGCGAAGGTCGGCGTCAACGGCACGCCCGCGTTCTTCATCAACGGCATCATGCTCTCGGGCGCGCAGCCGTTCGAGGAGTTCAAGAGCATCATCGACGCCGAACTGGCGGGCGGTCAGAAGGCCGAGCAGAAGTAG
- the ruvC gene encoding crossover junction endodeoxyribonuclease RuvC — protein MRVLGVDPGSRFMGYGVVEDRRGKLVHVGHGVIKVHESAPLADRLRDLHHALSEAIARYKPTAVAVEGVFTFRNARSALVLGHARGVALLAAAQAGLAVHEYPPARVKKSVGAGGADGKDAVARMVRTFLDLDASTLERADASDALAVALCHLNQGRAGIPSAGSSASRGKRKGAASLLAERLAPAYKRPETR, from the coding sequence GTGCGCGTGCTTGGCGTGGACCCTGGCAGCCGCTTCATGGGCTACGGGGTGGTGGAGGACAGGCGTGGCAAGCTGGTGCACGTGGGCCATGGCGTCATCAAGGTGCATGAGTCGGCGCCGCTGGCGGATCGCCTGCGCGACCTGCACCACGCGCTGAGCGAGGCCATCGCTCGCTACAAGCCCACGGCGGTGGCGGTGGAAGGCGTGTTCACCTTCCGCAATGCGCGCAGCGCGCTGGTGCTGGGACATGCGCGCGGCGTGGCGCTGCTCGCGGCGGCGCAGGCGGGGCTCGCGGTGCATGAGTACCCGCCGGCCCGGGTGAAGAAGTCGGTGGGCGCGGGCGGTGCGGACGGCAAGGACGCGGTGGCGCGCATGGTGCGCACGTTCCTGGACCTGGACGCCTCCACGCTGGAGCGCGCGGACGCCAGTGACGCGCTGGCCGTGGCGCTGTGTCATCTCAACCAGGGCCGTGCCGGCATTCCGTCGGCGGGCTCGTCAGCGAGTCGGGGCAAGCGCAAGGGCGCGGCGTCGTTGCTCGCGGAGCGGCTGGCGCCCGCCTACAAGCGCCCGGAGACGCGATGA
- a CDS encoding sigma-54-dependent Fis family transcriptional regulator, protein MSPPAHSLLLVDDDSAFRKVYGGLLRQAGYEVVEAADRASARAAFESRAFPLVLLDLMLPPDGSVSSGLEQLGALLGARPGCKVIVVSGVGDTRHSLEAIRLGAYDFLTKPVDPDVLLVVVQRALARVTLERQVESLRSSLAHAGAEAAMVGQSAPFLAAVSLAERVAVSDLPVLVTGENGTGKELLARTVHQRSRRRTGPFVPVNCGALAETLLESALFGHVKGSFTGATRDHRGLFMEADGGTLFLDEIGDMTPALQVKVLRALETGDFLPVGADAPVHVDVRLISATNKDLARMQQDGTFREDLFWRIKGVEIRLPALRERALDLPVLAKHFLNQCAHLCPDGRAKLLSDGASEALSAHAWPGNLRELRHEMQRATVLAGERREIQPEDLSFTGAERARPAQPGGSTLAQKVEALERREIEEALRRFQHNRTHTAEALGLSRQGLLKKLERLGLT, encoded by the coding sequence ATGAGCCCGCCCGCGCACTCCCTGTTGCTCGTCGACGATGACTCCGCCTTCCGCAAGGTCTATGGCGGTCTGCTGCGCCAGGCTGGCTACGAGGTGGTGGAGGCCGCGGACCGCGCCTCCGCTCGGGCGGCCTTCGAGTCCCGGGCCTTCCCGTTGGTGCTCCTGGACCTGATGCTCCCGCCCGATGGCAGCGTGTCATCCGGGCTGGAGCAGCTGGGGGCACTGCTGGGCGCGCGGCCTGGCTGCAAGGTCATCGTGGTGTCGGGCGTGGGCGACACGCGGCACTCGCTGGAGGCCATCCGACTGGGGGCGTACGACTTCCTCACCAAGCCTGTGGATCCGGATGTGTTGCTCGTGGTCGTGCAGCGAGCCCTGGCGCGCGTGACGCTGGAGCGGCAGGTGGAGAGCCTGCGCTCATCGCTGGCGCACGCGGGCGCGGAGGCGGCCATGGTGGGGCAGAGCGCCCCGTTCCTCGCGGCCGTGTCGCTGGCCGAGCGCGTGGCGGTGAGCGACCTGCCGGTGCTCGTCACGGGCGAGAACGGCACGGGCAAGGAGCTGCTCGCGCGCACCGTGCATCAACGGAGCCGGCGCCGCACGGGCCCGTTCGTGCCCGTCAATTGCGGAGCGCTGGCGGAGACGCTGCTGGAGAGCGCGCTGTTCGGCCACGTGAAGGGCAGCTTCACCGGCGCCACGCGCGACCACCGGGGCCTCTTCATGGAGGCGGATGGCGGCACGCTCTTCCTCGACGAGATTGGCGACATGACGCCCGCGCTCCAGGTCAAGGTGCTGCGGGCGCTGGAGACGGGTGACTTCCTCCCGGTGGGAGCGGACGCGCCGGTGCACGTGGACGTGCGGCTCATCTCCGCCACGAACAAGGACCTGGCGCGCATGCAGCAGGACGGCACGTTCCGCGAGGACCTCTTCTGGCGCATCAAGGGCGTGGAGATCCGCCTGCCCGCGCTGCGCGAGCGCGCCCTGGACTTGCCCGTGCTGGCCAAGCACTTCCTGAACCAGTGCGCGCACCTGTGTCCGGATGGCCGGGCGAAGCTGTTGTCGGACGGAGCCTCGGAGGCGCTCAGCGCGCACGCGTGGCCTGGGAATCTGCGCGAGCTGCGCCACGAGATGCAGCGCGCCACCGTGCTCGCGGGAGAGCGCCGGGAGATCCAACCCGAGGACCTCTCCTTCACCGGCGCCGAGCGCGCTCGCCCCGCTCAGCCTGGAGGCAGCACGCTCGCGCAGAAGGTGGAGGCGCTGGAGCGGCGCGAAATCGAGGAGGCGCTCCGGCGCTTTCAGCACAACCGCACGCACACCGCCGAGGCGCTCGGGCTGTCGCGCCAGGGGCTCCTGAAGAAGCTGGAGCGGCTGGGCCTGACCTGA
- a CDS encoding YebC/PmpR family DNA-binding transcriptional regulator, which produces MSGHNRWSKIKRQKAAMGATKGKLYSKVIKEITVSARMGGGDPAGNARLRVAIAAAREANMPRDSIERAVKKGTGELEGESYEEVTYEGYGPGGVALIVECLTDNRNRTASDVRSILGKWGGNLATEGAVGWMFHKKGVITVKPGPTEDAVMEKALEAGAEDVLGQGSDGFEVRTAPSDLHTVAASLETAGLGLGEQKWTYVPQNTLKVDGDNARKVLRLMDALEDNDDVQNVHANFEIDESLMESLSP; this is translated from the coding sequence ATGTCCGGTCACAACCGTTGGTCGAAGATCAAGCGCCAGAAGGCCGCGATGGGCGCGACCAAGGGCAAGCTCTACTCCAAGGTCATCAAGGAGATCACCGTCTCGGCCCGCATGGGCGGAGGCGACCCCGCGGGCAATGCGCGGCTGCGCGTCGCCATCGCCGCGGCGCGCGAGGCCAACATGCCCCGCGACTCCATCGAGCGCGCCGTCAAGAAGGGCACCGGTGAGCTGGAGGGTGAGAGCTACGAAGAGGTGACGTACGAGGGCTACGGTCCCGGCGGCGTGGCCCTCATCGTCGAGTGCCTCACCGACAACCGCAACCGCACCGCCAGCGACGTGCGCTCCATCCTCGGCAAGTGGGGCGGCAACCTCGCCACCGAGGGCGCGGTGGGCTGGATGTTCCACAAGAAGGGCGTCATCACCGTGAAGCCCGGGCCCACCGAGGACGCGGTGATGGAGAAGGCGCTGGAGGCGGGCGCCGAGGACGTGCTCGGCCAGGGCTCGGATGGCTTCGAGGTCCGCACCGCGCCTTCGGACCTGCACACCGTGGCCGCCAGCCTGGAGACCGCGGGCCTGGGCCTGGGCGAGCAGAAGTGGACCTACGTGCCGCAGAACACCCTCAAGGTGGACGGCGACAACGCGCGCAAGGTCCTGCGGTTGATGGACGCGCTCGAGGACAACGACGACGTGCAGAACGTGCACGCCAACTTCGAGATCGACGAATCCCTCATGGAGTCGCTGTCCCCCTAG
- a CDS encoding RNA 3'-terminal phosphate cyclase: MLTIDGSKGEGGGQVLRTSLALSLVTRTPFRMVNIRAGREKPGLLRQHLTAVKAAEAVGAAEVSGAELGSPELTFEPRALAAGNYHFAVGSAGSATLVLQTVLPALLLAEGPSSLRLEGGTHNPAAPPFDFLSKAFLPLVQRMGPRVEATLDRPGFFPAGGGRFRVDVHPAKLQPLHLLERGRVVRRAAVATVSGIPFDVARRELDTVADILKLRPDELHPNELKRGIGPGNVLRVEVESEHVTEVFTAFGSRGRAAEHVAEEVAREAKQYLDAEVPVGEHLCDQLLLLLALARGGSFRTLPLDGHARTQIDTMAHFLDVKVSTREVSREVHEVEVRG; this comes from the coding sequence ATGCTGACGATTGATGGATCCAAGGGAGAGGGGGGCGGGCAGGTGCTGCGCACGTCGCTGGCGCTGTCGCTGGTGACGCGGACGCCGTTCCGCATGGTGAACATCCGCGCCGGGCGCGAGAAGCCCGGCCTCCTGCGCCAGCACTTGACCGCCGTGAAGGCCGCGGAGGCGGTGGGCGCGGCGGAGGTCTCCGGCGCGGAGCTGGGCTCGCCGGAGCTGACGTTCGAGCCGCGCGCGCTCGCGGCGGGCAACTACCACTTCGCGGTGGGCTCGGCGGGCAGCGCCACGCTGGTGCTCCAGACCGTCTTGCCCGCGCTCCTCCTGGCGGAGGGCCCGTCGTCCCTGCGGCTGGAGGGTGGGACGCACAACCCGGCGGCGCCGCCGTTCGACTTCCTGTCCAAGGCCTTCCTGCCACTCGTCCAGCGGATGGGGCCGCGCGTGGAGGCGACGCTGGATCGCCCCGGCTTCTTCCCTGCCGGAGGGGGCCGCTTCCGCGTGGACGTGCACCCCGCGAAGCTCCAGCCGCTGCACCTGCTGGAGCGCGGGCGGGTGGTGCGCCGCGCGGCGGTGGCCACGGTGTCGGGCATCCCCTTCGACGTCGCGCGCCGCGAGCTGGACACGGTGGCGGACATCCTCAAGCTGCGCCCGGACGAACTGCACCCGAACGAACTCAAGCGCGGCATCGGGCCGGGCAACGTGCTGCGCGTGGAAGTGGAGAGCGAGCACGTCACCGAGGTCTTCACCGCGTTTGGCTCACGCGGCCGGGCCGCCGAGCACGTGGCCGAGGAGGTGGCGCGCGAGGCGAAGCAGTACCTCGACGCGGAGGTGCCCGTGGGCGAGCACCTGTGTGATCAACTCCTGCTCCTGCTCGCGCTCGCCCGAGGCGGCAGCTTCCGCACGCTGCCGCTGGATGGCCACGCGCGGACGCAGATCGACACGATGGCGCACTTCCTCGACGTGAAGGTGTCCACGCGCGAAGTCAGCCGGGAGGTCCACGAGGTGGAGGTGCGCGGGTAG
- the ruvB gene encoding Holliday junction branch migration DNA helicase RuvB, translating into MVMARKSDTLSGASQPEDARLDASLRPRTFDEYVGQDAVVEKLKVYVTAARGRGDALDHCLFSGPPGLGKTSLAHIIANELGVGVHVTSGPALERKGDLAGLLTNLNERDVLFIDEIHRLNAAVEEYLYPAMEDFRLDITIDTGPAARAMKIDLPPFTLIGATTRTGLLTSPLRDRFQIQERLEYYEPKYLELILDRSARILGVPLDRAASQEIATRSRGTPRIANRLLRRLRDFAEVEGNGRITYALAHDSLSRLGVDASGLDAMDRKILLTILEKFGGGPVGVETIAASVGEQRDTIEDVYEPFLLQEGFLQRTPRGRTATHRAYQYFKKTPPPSTPQGNLF; encoded by the coding sequence ATGGTCATGGCGAGGAAGTCCGACACGCTCTCGGGGGCTAGCCAGCCGGAGGATGCCCGGCTCGATGCATCCCTGCGCCCACGCACCTTCGACGAGTACGTGGGGCAGGACGCCGTCGTGGAGAAGCTCAAGGTCTACGTGACGGCCGCGCGCGGCCGAGGCGATGCCCTGGACCACTGTCTGTTCTCGGGGCCACCGGGCCTGGGCAAGACGTCCCTGGCGCACATCATCGCCAACGAGCTGGGCGTGGGCGTGCACGTGACGAGCGGCCCCGCGCTGGAGCGCAAGGGCGACCTGGCGGGCCTGCTCACCAACCTCAACGAGCGCGACGTCCTCTTCATCGACGAAATCCACCGGCTCAACGCGGCGGTGGAGGAGTACCTCTATCCGGCGATGGAGGACTTCCGGCTGGACATCACCATCGACACCGGGCCCGCGGCTCGGGCGATGAAGATTGACTTGCCGCCCTTCACGCTCATCGGCGCCACCACGCGCACGGGCCTGCTCACGTCGCCCTTGCGCGACCGGTTCCAGATTCAGGAGCGGCTCGAATACTACGAGCCCAAGTACCTGGAGCTCATCCTCGACCGCTCGGCGCGCATCCTCGGGGTGCCGTTGGATCGCGCGGCGAGCCAGGAGATCGCCACCCGCTCTCGGGGCACGCCCCGCATCGCCAACCGCCTGCTGCGCCGCCTGCGAGACTTCGCCGAGGTGGAGGGCAACGGCCGCATCACCTACGCGCTCGCGCACGACTCGCTCAGCCGGTTGGGCGTGGACGCCAGCGGCCTGGACGCGATGGACCGGAAGATCCTGCTCACCATCCTGGAGAAGTTCGGGGGAGGGCCCGTGGGCGTGGAGACCATCGCGGCCAGCGTGGGCGAGCAGCGCGACACCATCGAGGACGTGTACGAGCCCTTCCTGTTGCAGGAGGGGTTCCTCCAGCGCACGCCGCGTGGCCGCACGGCCACGCACCGCGCCTACCAGTACTTCAAGAAGACGCCGCCCCCCAGCACGCCCCAGGGGAATCTCTTCTGA
- a CDS encoding UDP-3-O-acyl-N-acetylglucosamine deacetylase → MSQSFHSQRTLSQTATFQGVGLHSGTPVTLTLRPAPAGHGIVFVRTDLPRPVSIPALAEYVVDTALATSLGKDGVRVGTVEHLMSALAGMGIDNARVELDGPEVPIMDGSAAVFAQVIQEAGVRELDAPREYLVIKKHVAVAEGDKQASLAPARRFRISCTIDFEHPVIQGQSFDVELNDRGFSREISRARTFGFLRDVEKLKKLGLARGGSLENAIVVDEVAILNPEGLRFPDEFVRHKILDAVGDVSLFGRPVIGHMTAYKTGHALNHKLVRKVLSDPSAYEIVTVRRPEAEGMELTMPGLSGGLELEPLVA, encoded by the coding sequence ATGTCCCAGTCCTTCCACAGCCAGCGCACCCTCTCTCAGACCGCCACTTTCCAGGGAGTGGGCCTCCACTCGGGTACTCCGGTGACGCTCACCCTGCGCCCCGCGCCGGCGGGCCATGGGATTGTGTTCGTGCGCACGGACCTGCCCCGGCCGGTGTCCATCCCCGCGCTGGCGGAGTACGTGGTGGACACGGCGCTGGCCACCTCGCTGGGCAAGGACGGCGTGCGGGTGGGCACGGTGGAGCACCTGATGTCGGCACTGGCGGGGATGGGCATCGACAACGCGCGCGTGGAGCTGGACGGGCCCGAGGTGCCCATCATGGATGGCAGCGCCGCCGTCTTCGCGCAGGTCATCCAGGAGGCGGGTGTTCGCGAGCTGGACGCGCCCCGCGAGTACCTCGTCATCAAGAAGCATGTGGCGGTGGCGGAGGGTGACAAGCAGGCCTCGCTCGCGCCGGCGCGCCGCTTCCGGATCAGCTGCACCATCGACTTCGAGCACCCCGTCATCCAGGGCCAGTCCTTCGACGTGGAGCTGAATGACCGCGGCTTCTCGCGTGAGATTTCCCGCGCGCGCACGTTTGGCTTCCTGCGCGACGTGGAGAAGCTCAAGAAGCTGGGCCTGGCGCGCGGCGGCTCGCTGGAGAACGCCATCGTGGTGGACGAGGTGGCCATCCTCAACCCCGAGGGCCTGCGCTTCCCGGACGAGTTCGTCCGGCACAAGATCCTCGACGCGGTGGGCGACGTGTCGCTCTTTGGTCGGCCTGTCATTGGACACATGACGGCCTACAAGACGGGCCATGCGCTCAATCACAAACTCGTGCGCAAGGTCCTGTCCGACCCCAGCGCATATGAGATTGTCACGGTGCGCCGGCCCGAGGCGGAGGGCATGGAGTTGACGATGCCTGGCCTCTCGGGTGGTCTCGAATTGGAGCCGCTGGTCGCGTAG
- a CDS encoding DUF2807 domain-containing protein, with protein MDSRRHATRLGMTLLWVLLAGCGDGPSIQGNGTWTEEARQPGAFLALSVEDDIEATVVVDPEQPVEVRVLGDENLVARVRTRVEDHRTLRVSFPGNWTSSHPLRVQVRVPVLQALSRSGSGSVELRGDVTGRTFELEASGGGAVKAEGLAVDNLLVDLSGDVDASLQGTAARFQGSLSGDTRLQARELATRDATLTASGRSHVRMHVWGTLGVNGSGAVAVYVSGSPQVLSSNMSGGASLTLE; from the coding sequence ATGGACAGCAGACGGCACGCGACACGGTTGGGCATGACCCTCCTCTGGGTACTCCTCGCGGGCTGCGGCGACGGCCCCTCCATCCAGGGGAACGGCACCTGGACCGAGGAGGCCCGTCAGCCGGGCGCATTCCTGGCGCTGTCCGTGGAGGACGACATCGAGGCCACCGTCGTGGTGGACCCGGAGCAGCCCGTCGAGGTGCGCGTCCTGGGAGACGAGAACCTCGTCGCGCGCGTGCGCACGAGGGTGGAGGACCACCGGACCCTGCGCGTCTCCTTCCCCGGCAACTGGACGTCCAGCCATCCGCTCCGCGTGCAGGTGCGCGTCCCCGTGCTCCAGGCGCTCTCACGCTCGGGGTCAGGCTCCGTGGAACTCCGTGGAGACGTCACCGGCCGCACGTTCGAGCTGGAGGCCAGCGGCGGCGGCGCGGTGAAGGCCGAGGGCCTCGCCGTGGACAACCTCCTCGTCGACCTGAGCGGAGATGTGGACGCGAGCCTCCAAGGCACCGCCGCCCGGTTCCAGGGAAGCCTGTCGGGCGACACCCGGCTTCAAGCCCGGGAGCTGGCGACGCGGGACGCCACGCTCACGGCCAGCGGCAGGTCCCACGTCCGCATGCACGTCTGGGGCACGCTGGGGGTCAACGGCTCCGGCGCCGTGGCGGTGTACGTCTCCGGGAGCCCCCAGGTGCTGTCCTCGAACATGAGCGGCGGCGCGTCGCTCACGCTCGAGTAA
- the ruvA gene encoding Holliday junction branch migration protein RuvA encodes MIARLRGTVVEKGLEDAVIDVNGVGYRVNLSTLALGKLPADGQPVDVRIRTVVREDAFELFGFLTVAEEEVFLLLNGVSRVGPRMALSVLSGMEVAELVTALARGEVARLAKIHGVGKKTAERLVLELKDKVKSIHLEAVARGAAAPTPQVGGTKSDLVSALLNLGYKPPQAEKAAELASERLGPDATFQALFREALKALRSGG; translated from the coding sequence ATGATTGCCCGGCTGCGTGGCACCGTGGTGGAGAAGGGACTGGAGGACGCCGTCATCGACGTGAACGGCGTCGGGTATCGGGTGAACCTCTCCACGCTCGCGCTGGGGAAGCTTCCCGCCGACGGCCAGCCCGTGGACGTGCGCATCCGCACCGTGGTGCGCGAGGACGCCTTCGAGCTGTTCGGCTTCCTCACCGTCGCCGAGGAGGAGGTGTTCCTTCTTCTCAACGGCGTGTCGCGCGTGGGCCCGCGCATGGCCCTGTCCGTCCTCTCTGGGATGGAGGTCGCGGAGCTGGTGACGGCGCTCGCACGCGGTGAAGTGGCCCGGCTGGCCAAGATTCACGGTGTTGGAAAGAAGACAGCCGAGCGGCTGGTGCTGGAACTGAAGGACAAGGTGAAGTCCATTCACCTAGAGGCCGTGGCCCGGGGCGCCGCGGCCCCCACTCCCCAGGTTGGCGGTACGAAGTCCGACCTCGTCTCCGCCCTGCTCAACCTGGGCTACAAACCACCCCAAGCGGAGAAGGCCGCCGAGTTGGCCAGTGAACGCTTGGGTCCTGACGCGACGTTCCAGGCCCTCTTTCGCGAGGCCCTCAAGGCGTTGCGCTCAGGCGGTTGA